GGCTGCTTCGTGGAGTTCGCCGACCGGGCCGCCGCCGAGGCTGCGCTGGCGTCCCTGCCTGCCGGGCTTCGTGCCTGGGTGGTGGAGGGCGCGGCGCGCTCGCCGCTGCTGGATGCGCTGGCGCAGGTTCGCGGGACGGAGAAAAACGCCTAGGGGCGTCGCCAAGTGGTTAAGGCACCGGGTTTTGATCCCGGCATTCGTAGGTTCGAATCCTTCCGCCCCTGCCAATCCATCAGTCCAGCCGCATCCGCCGAGACGACCCATGCAAGACGAACGCAACCTGCTCGTGTTCTCCGGCAACGCCAACAAGCCGTTGGCGAACAGCATCTGCCGCGAGTTGGGCGTGCGTCCCGGCAAGGCGCTGGTGTCCCGGTTCTCCGACGGCGAAGTGCAGGTCGAGATCCAGGAAAACGTGCGCCGGCAGGAAGTGTTCGTCGTGCAGCCGACCTGCGCGCCGAGCGCCGAGAACCTGGTGGAACTGCTGGTCCTGATCGACGCGCTGAAGCGCGCATCGGCCAGCAGCGTCACCGCGGTGGTGCCGTACTTCGGCTATGCCCGCCAGGATCGCCGCATGCGTTCCTCGCGCGTGCCGATCACGGCGAAGGTGGCGGCGAAGATGTTCGGCGCGGTGAGCGCGGATCGTGTGCTGACGGTGGATCTGCACGCGGACCAGATCCAGGGATTCTTCGACATCCCGGTCGACAACGTGTACGCGTCCCCGCTGCTGCTGGCCGACATCTGGCGCGCCTACGGCACGGAGAACCTGCTGGTCGTGTCGCCCGACGTCGGTGGCGTGGTGCGCGCCCGTGCGGTGGCCAAGCGCCTCGATGACGCCGATCTGGCGATCATCGACAAGCGCCGTCCGCGCGCCAACGTCGCCACGGTGATGAACATCATCGGCGACGTGGAAGGCAAGGACTGCGTGCTGGTGGACGACATCGTCGATACCGCCGGCACCCTCTGCGCCGCCGCGGCTGCGCTGAAGCAGCACGGCGCCAACAAGGTGGCGGCGTACTGCACCCATCCCGTGCTCTCGGGCCCGGCGGTGGACAATCTGAACAACTCGGTGCTCGACGAACTCGTCGTCACCGATACCATCCCGCTCTCGCCGCAGGCGCAGGGCTGCAGCAAGATCCGCCAGCTGTCGGTGGCGGAACTGCTGGCGGAAACGATCCGCCGCATCGCCTTCGGCGAGTCGGTCAGTTCGCTGTACGTGGATTGAGTCTTCGCTGCGCGCCGGTCCAACGGGGCGTGGCTTTCCGGGTTCATCTGGTCGCGGATGAGCCTTCATCAGATCGCCGAAAGGCGGTCCAACAACCTAGGTAGTGAAGCAAATGGCTAAGACACATGAAATCAAGGTCGAGCGCCGCGCAGACGAGGGTAAGGGTGCGAGCCGCCGCCTCCGTCACGCGGGCACCGTGCCTGCCATCGTCTACGGTGGCGAACTCAAGCCGGTCAGCATCCAGCTGAACCACAACGAAGTCTGGCTGGCCTCCCAGCACGACTGGTTCTACGCGTCGATCCTGGACCTGAGCCTCAACGGCGACATCCAGAAGGTCCTGCTGCGCGACATGCAGCGCCACCCGTTCAAGCAGCAGATCATGCACCTGGACTTCCAGCGCGTGAACGAGAACGAGACGCTGCGCACCGCGGTGCCGCTGCACTTCCTCAACGAGGACAAGTCGCCCGCCGGCAAGTCGGCCGAGGTCGTCGTGACGCATGAGCTGAACGAAGTCGTCGTCGAGTGCCTGCCGAAGGACCTGCCGGAATTCATCGAGATCGACCTGGCCGACCTGGCCATCGGCGCGGTGGTCCACCTGTCCGACGTCAAGCTGCCGGCCGGCGTGTCGATCCCCGAGCTGAAGCTGGGCAAGGAACACGACGTCGCCGTCGTGATCGCCAAGCACGGCAAGGAAGAGACCGAAGAAGCCCCGGCGGAATCGGCCGAAGTGCCGGCCTCGAAGGTCGCCAAGAAGGACGACAAGTAATCGCGTGAACCTGCGCCCGCTCGCGCGGGCGCAGGTGCGCGGTGCGTCCCCATGGCAGGCTTGCGCCTCATCGTCGGACTGGGCAATCCCGGTGCCGAACATGCCCGAACCCGGCACAACGCCGGGTTCCATTTTGTCGACGCCCTGGCGGAACGGCAGGGTGAGCGGTTCGGCCTGGAGAGCAAGCTGTTCGGCGAGACCGCCAAGGTCATCGTGGCGGGGCAGCCGGTCTGGCTGTTGAAGCCGGCCACCTACATGAACCTGAGCGGCAAGTCGGTCGCCGCGGCGCTGCGGTTCTGGAAGATCGCGCCCGAGGAAGCCCTGCTGGCGCACGACGAGCTGGATCTGGCGCCGGGCACGGCGCGGCTGAAGTTCGACGGCGGCCACGGTGGCCAGAATGGGTTGCGCGACACCATCCAGCACCTGGGTCACGGCAAGTTCCATCGCCTGCGGATCGGCATCGGCCATCCCGGGCACAAGGACCGGGTGACCGGCTGGGTGCTGGGCAAGCCCGGCAAGGACGACGAGATCCTGATCGCGCGGGCCATCGACGACGCGCTGGATGCGTTGCCGCTGGCGGTGCAGGGCGATGTCAGCGAAGCGATGAAGCGGTTGCACACCTCCAAGGCCTGAAGGCCGATTGGGGATTCGGGATTCCGGCCGGTGCCGTGAGTCCCGAATCCCGAATCATCCAGATGGATTCACGACATGGGCATCAAATGCGGCATCGTCGGCCTGCCGAACGTCGGCAAGTCGACCCTGTTCAACGCGCTGACCAAGGCGGGCATCGCCGCGGCCAACTTCCCGTTCTGCACCATCGAGCCGAACGTCGGCGTGGTGCCGGTGCCGGACCTGCGCCTCAATCAGCTCGCCGACATCGTGAAGCCGCAGAAGGTCATCCCGACCGCGGTGGAGTTCGTCGACATCGCCGGCCTGGTGGCGGGCGCGGCCAGTGGCGAAGGCCTGGGCAACAAGTTCCTGGCCCACATCCGTGAGGTCGATGCGATCACCCACGTGGTCCGCTGCTTCGAGAACGACGACGTCATTCACGTCAACAACCGGATCGACCCGATCTCGGATATCGAGACCATCGATACCGAACTGGCGCTGGCCGACCTGGAGAGCGTGGAAAAGGCGCTGAACCGGGCCGAGCGCTCGGCCAAGGCGGGGGAGAAGGACGCCATCGCCCGCAAGCCCGTGCTGCAGAAGCTGCAGGCCGGCCTCAACGACGGCAAGCCGGGCCGCGCGCTGGGTCTGGACGAGGAAGAGAAGGCGCTGGTCCGCGACCTGTTCCTGCTGACCCTGAAGCCGGTGATGTACGTGGCCAACGTGCTGGAGGACGGCTTCGAGAACAACCCGCACTTGGAGGCCGTGCGCGCCCGCGCCGTGACCGAAGGTGCCCAGGTGGTGCCGGTGTCGGCCGCCATCGAGGAAGAGCTGTCCCAGCTGGACGACGCTGACCGGGACGCCTTCCTGACCGACCTCGGCCTGGACGAGCCCGGTCTGAACCGGGTCATCCGGGCTGCGTACACACTGCTGGGCCTGCAGACCTACTTCACCGCGGGCGTGAAGGAAGTGCGGGCCTGGACGGTGAAGGCCGGTTCGACCGCGCCCCAGGCGGCGGCGGTCATCCATACGGATTTCGAGAAGGGCTTCATCCGCGCCGAGACCATCGCGTTCGACGACTTCCTCAAGTACCGGGGCGAAGCCGGGGCGCGCGACGCCGGCCGCCTGCGGCTGGAAGGCAAGGAGTACCGCGTGCAGGAGGGCGATGTCCTCCATTTCCGGTTCAACGTCTGAGAAAAAAGTGCGTCGGGCGCGTTGACAGACGGTCCCGTACACGCCAAAATCTCGGGCTGTTTCACCCTGGTTTGATTTGGCCGCCCGGCCGGTCAGTCCGGTGATCCCGGAGGGATACCCAAGCGGCCAACGGGGGCAGACTGTAAATCTGCTGGCTTACGCCTTCGGTGGTTCGAATCCACCTCCCTCCACCAGTTTTTCGTTGTTGTTTTGAGTTGTGTGGTCTCCCGGTGCGGGAGTAGTTCAATGGTAGAACTGTAGCCTTCCAAGCTACTAGTGCGGGTTCGATTCCCGTCTCCCGCTCCACTGAACGCCAGTACAGGGTCTGCAGCAAGTCCAGGCAACACCAAACGGTTTCACGCTCACGTAGCTCAGTCGGTAGAGCACCTCCTTGGTAAGGAGGAGGTCGAAGGTTCGATTCCTTTCGTGAGCACCACTTCCCATTGACGATCCACTCGAGAACTAGCAGCCATGGCAAAGGGTAAATTCGAACGCACCAAGCCGCACGTGAACGTGGGCACGATTGGCCACGTTGACCACGGCAAGACGACGCTGACGGCGGCGCTGACGAAGATTGGCGCGGAGCGTTTCGGTGGCGAGTTCAAGGCGTACGACGCGATCGACGCGGCGCCGGAAGAGAAGGCGCGCGGCATCACGATTTCGACGGCGCACGTGGAATATGAATCTGCTGCGCGCCACTACGCGCACGTGGATTGCCCGGGCCACGCCGACTACGTGAAGAACATGATCACCGGTGCTGCCCAGATGGACGGCGCGATTCTGGTGTGCTCGGCCGCTGACGGCCCGATGCCGCAGACGCGCGAGCACATCCTGCTGTCGCGCCAGGTGGGCGTGCCGTACATCGTCGTGTTCCTGAACAAGGCCGACATGGTGGACGACGCCGAGCTGCTGGAGCTGGTGGAGATGGAAGTCCGTGAACTGCTGAGCAAGTACGAGTTCCCGGGCGACGACACCCCGATCATCTCGGGCTCGGCCCGTCTGGCGCTGGAAGGCGACCAGAGCGAGATCGGCGTGCCGGCGATCCTGAAGCTGGTGGACGCGCTGGACACCTGGATCCCGACCCCGGAACGCGACATCGACAAGCCGTTCCTGATGCCGGTGGAAGACGTGTTCTCGATCTCGGGCCGCGGCACCGTGGTGACCGGCCGTATCGAGCGCGGCATCATCAAGGTGGGCGACGAAATCGAAATCGTCGGTATCCGTCCGACCCAGAAGACCACGGTCACGGGCGTGGAAATGTTCCGCAAGCTGCTGGACCAGGGCCAGGCGGGCGACAACGCCGGTCTGCTGCTGCGCGGCACCAAGCGTGACGACGTGGAGCGTGGCCAGGTGCTGGCCAAGCCCGGTTCGATCACCCCGCACACCGAGTTCGAGTCCGAAGTCTACGTGCTGAGCAAGGACGAGGGCGGCCGCCACACGCCGTTCTTCAAGGGCTACCGTCCGCAGTTCTACTTCCGCACGACCGACATCACCGGTGCGGTGCAGCTGCCGGAAGGCGTCGAGATGGTGATGCCGGGCGACAACGTGAAGATGGTGGTCACCCTGATCAACCCGGTGGCGATGGACGAAGGCCTGCGTTTCGCGATCCGCGAAGGCGGCCGTACCGTCGGCGCCGGCGTGGTCGCCAAGATCATCAAGTAAGCCCCTGCGGTCCCGGCGACGGGTTCGCCGGATAGCGCGAAGGGCGGGCCGGAACCTCGGTCCGCCTTCGCCGTCTAAGGGAAGGTTGTAGCCGTACCGATACGCCAGTAGCTCAATTGGCAGAGCAGCGGTCTCCAAAACCGCAGGTTGGGGGTTCGAGTCCCTCCTGGCGTGCCACTTCCTTCCCCGGAGTGCGGGATTCCCGTCACTCCCTTCAGAGCAAAGAGCGACACTGACTTGAACAGCAAGGTCGAACAATCCAAGGCGGCCGCCACCTCCGCGGGCGATATCGCCAAGTACGTGCTGGCGCTTGCGCTGGTCGTCGCGGGCCTGGTGGCCTGGTGGTTCTTCAACGGCCAATGGGCCACGCCGCTGCGTTCGCTGGCGGTGGTCGCGGGCCTCGTGCTGGGCGCGCTGGTGTTCCTGGGTACCGCCAAGGGCCGCGACACGCGCGAGTTCCTGGCAGAGTCCCGTTTCGAGCTGCGCAAAGTGGTGTGGCCGACCCGCGAGGAGGCGACCCGCACGACGTGGGTGGTCATCGTCGTGGTCATCCTGCTCAGCCTGATCCTGGCCGGCTTCGATTTCGCCATCCAGAAGGCGATCGAGCTGTTCCTGAATTTTGGCCGTTAAGGAGAGCGTCGCAGTGAAGCGTTGGTATGTCGTCCATGCTTATTCGGGCTTCGAGAAGTCGGTAGCCCAGGCCCTGCGCGATCGCATCGTCCGCGACAGCATGCAGGAGAAGTTCGGCGACGTGCTGGTCCCGACCGAAGAGGTCGTGGAGATGCGCTCCGGCCAGAAGCGCCGTTCCGAGCGCAAGTTCTTCCCCGGCTACGTGCTGGTGCAGATCGAGACCCATGACGAAGGCGGCATCCCGCGCATGGACAGCGAGAGCTGGCACCTGGTGAAGGACACCTCGAAGGTGCTGGGTTTCATCGGCGGCACCGCCGACCGTCCGCTGCCCATCCGCGACGAAGAGGCTGCGGCCATCCTGGACCGCGTCCAGGAAGGCGTCGAGAAGCCCAAGCCCAAGGTGCTGTTCGAGCCGGGCGAGATGGTCCGCGTCACCGACGGTCCGTTCAACGACTTCAACGGCGTGGTCGAGGAAGTCAATTACGAGAAGAGCCGCCTGCGCGTCGCGGTGCTGATCTTCGGTCGCTCCACCCCGGTGGAGCTGGAGTTCGGCCAGGTCGAGAAGGCCTGAGCCGGCGGTCGTACCCGCCCGGGCGGGTACGCCAAAACCTGTTATACTGCGCGGCTCCCTGAACGGCTGAGCCGCTCAGGAGCCATGGCCGCCTCAGGGCGGCCATTGGCGCGTTCGAGATACGCGATGCCGGGACGCGTGATTTTCCCGGTCCGATGGGGAGCCTTCACAGGCGCTAGCACCCGGAGAGTACTCACATGGCAAAGAAAGTTGTCGGTTACATCAAGCTGCAGGTGAAGGCCGGTCAGGCCAACCCCTCGCCGCCGGTCGGTCCTGCGCTGGGTCAGCGCGGCCTGAACATCATGGAATTCTGCAAGGCGTTCAACGCCGCCACGCAGAAGCTGGAGCCGGGTCTGCCGATTCCGGTGGTCATCACGGCCTATTCCGACCGTACCTTCACCTTCATCACGAAGACGCCGCCGGCGTCGATCCTGCTGAAGAAGGCCGTCGGCATCACGTCCGGCTCCAAGCGCCCGAACACCGAGAAGGTGGGCAAGGTCACCCGCAAGCAGCTCGAGGACATCGCCAAGGCGAAGGAACCCGACCTGACCGCGGCCGACCTGGACGCAGCGGTGCGCACGATCGCGGGTTCGGCCCGCTCCATGGGCCTGACGGTAGAGGGTTAAGAGATGGCACAGAACAAGCGACAGAAGGCCATCCTGGCCGCCGTGACCCCCGGCAAGGCGTACGCCATTGACGAGGCCCTGAAGATCATCAAGACCGCGGTGAAGTCGAAGTTCGTCGAGTCCGTCGACGTCGCCGTGCGCCTGGGTGTGGACGCCAAGAAGTCG
This genomic stretch from Pseudoxanthomonas sp. CF385 harbors:
- the pth gene encoding aminoacyl-tRNA hydrolase; translated protein: MAGLRLIVGLGNPGAEHARTRHNAGFHFVDALAERQGERFGLESKLFGETAKVIVAGQPVWLLKPATYMNLSGKSVAAALRFWKIAPEEALLAHDELDLAPGTARLKFDGGHGGQNGLRDTIQHLGHGKFHRLRIGIGHPGHKDRVTGWVLGKPGKDDEILIARAIDDALDALPLAVQGDVSEAMKRLHTSKA
- the ychF gene encoding redox-regulated ATPase YchF, whose product is MGIKCGIVGLPNVGKSTLFNALTKAGIAAANFPFCTIEPNVGVVPVPDLRLNQLADIVKPQKVIPTAVEFVDIAGLVAGAASGEGLGNKFLAHIREVDAITHVVRCFENDDVIHVNNRIDPISDIETIDTELALADLESVEKALNRAERSAKAGEKDAIARKPVLQKLQAGLNDGKPGRALGLDEEEKALVRDLFLLTLKPVMYVANVLEDGFENNPHLEAVRARAVTEGAQVVPVSAAIEEELSQLDDADRDAFLTDLGLDEPGLNRVIRAAYTLLGLQTYFTAGVKEVRAWTVKAGSTAPQAAAVIHTDFEKGFIRAETIAFDDFLKYRGEAGARDAGRLRLEGKEYRVQEGDVLHFRFNV
- the tuf gene encoding elongation factor Tu — translated: MAKGKFERTKPHVNVGTIGHVDHGKTTLTAALTKIGAERFGGEFKAYDAIDAAPEEKARGITISTAHVEYESAARHYAHVDCPGHADYVKNMITGAAQMDGAILVCSAADGPMPQTREHILLSRQVGVPYIVVFLNKADMVDDAELLELVEMEVRELLSKYEFPGDDTPIISGSARLALEGDQSEIGVPAILKLVDALDTWIPTPERDIDKPFLMPVEDVFSISGRGTVVTGRIERGIIKVGDEIEIVGIRPTQKTTVTGVEMFRKLLDQGQAGDNAGLLLRGTKRDDVERGQVLAKPGSITPHTEFESEVYVLSKDEGGRHTPFFKGYRPQFYFRTTDITGAVQLPEGVEMVMPGDNVKMVVTLINPVAMDEGLRFAIREGGRTVGAGVVAKIIK
- a CDS encoding ribose-phosphate diphosphokinase — translated: MQDERNLLVFSGNANKPLANSICRELGVRPGKALVSRFSDGEVQVEIQENVRRQEVFVVQPTCAPSAENLVELLVLIDALKRASASSVTAVVPYFGYARQDRRMRSSRVPITAKVAAKMFGAVSADRVLTVDLHADQIQGFFDIPVDNVYASPLLLADIWRAYGTENLLVVSPDVGGVVRARAVAKRLDDADLAIIDKRRPRANVATVMNIIGDVEGKDCVLVDDIVDTAGTLCAAAAALKQHGANKVAAYCTHPVLSGPAVDNLNNSVLDELVVTDTIPLSPQAQGCSKIRQLSVAELLAETIRRIAFGESVSSLYVD
- the secE gene encoding preprotein translocase subunit SecE — its product is MNSKVEQSKAAATSAGDIAKYVLALALVVAGLVAWWFFNGQWATPLRSLAVVAGLVLGALVFLGTAKGRDTREFLAESRFELRKVVWPTREEATRTTWVVIVVVILLSLILAGFDFAIQKAIELFLNFGR
- a CDS encoding 50S ribosomal protein L25/general stress protein Ctc → MAKTHEIKVERRADEGKGASRRLRHAGTVPAIVYGGELKPVSIQLNHNEVWLASQHDWFYASILDLSLNGDIQKVLLRDMQRHPFKQQIMHLDFQRVNENETLRTAVPLHFLNEDKSPAGKSAEVVVTHELNEVVVECLPKDLPEFIEIDLADLAIGAVVHLSDVKLPAGVSIPELKLGKEHDVAVVIAKHGKEETEEAPAESAEVPASKVAKKDDK
- the nusG gene encoding transcription termination/antitermination protein NusG, translating into MKRWYVVHAYSGFEKSVAQALRDRIVRDSMQEKFGDVLVPTEEVVEMRSGQKRRSERKFFPGYVLVQIETHDEGGIPRMDSESWHLVKDTSKVLGFIGGTADRPLPIRDEEAAAILDRVQEGVEKPKPKVLFEPGEMVRVTDGPFNDFNGVVEEVNYEKSRLRVAVLIFGRSTPVELEFGQVEKA
- the rplK gene encoding 50S ribosomal protein L11: MAKKVVGYIKLQVKAGQANPSPPVGPALGQRGLNIMEFCKAFNAATQKLEPGLPIPVVITAYSDRTFTFITKTPPASILLKKAVGITSGSKRPNTEKVGKVTRKQLEDIAKAKEPDLTAADLDAAVRTIAGSARSMGLTVEG